A section of the Streptomyces sp. SLBN-118 genome encodes:
- a CDS encoding Zn-dependent alcohol dehydrogenase produces MVRAAVLPAVGSPLEIADIELPEPGPGQVRVRLAAAGVCHSDLSLANGTMRVPTPCVLGHEGAGTVVTVGDGVTDLVPGDGVVLNWAPSCGSCHHCSIGEVWLCANALLGAADVYARTADGAELYPGLNVAAFAEETVVAANCVLPVPDGVPLTDAALLGCAVLTGYGAVHHSARVREGETVVVHGVGGVGLATLQSARIAGASTIIAVDVSEEKESLARGAGATEYVLASDTTAKEIRKLTGGHGADVAIECVGRAATIRTAWESTRRGGRTTVVGIGGKDQQVTFNALELFHWGRTLSGCVYGNSNPAVDLPVLAEHVRAGRLDLGGLVTDRIGLDGIAEAFANMLAGKGGRALVVF; encoded by the coding sequence ATGGTCCGTGCCGCCGTACTGCCCGCCGTCGGCTCTCCGCTGGAGATCGCCGACATCGAACTGCCCGAACCCGGCCCCGGCCAGGTGCGGGTCCGCCTCGCCGCGGCCGGGGTCTGCCACTCCGACCTGTCCCTGGCCAACGGCACCATGCGGGTGCCGACGCCGTGTGTCCTCGGCCATGAGGGCGCGGGCACTGTCGTCACCGTCGGCGACGGGGTCACGGACCTCGTCCCGGGCGACGGCGTCGTCCTCAACTGGGCGCCGTCCTGCGGCAGTTGCCACCACTGCTCGATCGGCGAGGTGTGGCTGTGCGCCAATGCCCTCCTGGGAGCGGCGGACGTCTACGCCCGTACAGCCGACGGCGCCGAGCTGTACCCCGGCCTGAACGTCGCGGCCTTCGCCGAGGAAACCGTGGTCGCCGCGAACTGCGTCCTCCCCGTCCCGGACGGCGTCCCGCTCACCGACGCCGCCCTGCTCGGCTGCGCGGTCCTCACCGGGTACGGCGCGGTCCACCACTCCGCCCGCGTGCGCGAGGGCGAGACGGTCGTCGTCCACGGCGTCGGCGGGGTCGGCCTCGCCACGCTCCAGTCCGCGCGGATCGCCGGCGCGTCGACGATCATCGCGGTCGACGTCTCCGAGGAGAAGGAGTCTCTGGCGCGCGGGGCGGGCGCGACCGAGTACGTCCTCGCCTCCGACACCACCGCGAAGGAGATCCGGAAACTCACGGGCGGCCACGGCGCGGACGTGGCGATCGAATGCGTCGGGCGGGCCGCGACGATCCGCACCGCCTGGGAGTCCACCCGCCGGGGCGGGCGTACGACGGTCGTCGGCATCGGCGGCAAGGACCAGCAGGTCACGTTCAACGCGCTGGAGCTCTTCCACTGGGGCCGCACGCTCTCGGGCTGCGTCTACGGCAACAGCAACCCGGCGGTCGACCTGCCGGTCCTGGCAGAACATGTGCGCGCGGGGCGGCTGGACCTGGGCGGCCTGGTGACGGACCGGATCGGGCTGGACGGGATCGCGGAGGCGTTCGCCAACATGCTGGCGGGCAAGGGCGGGCGTGCGCTCGTGGTCTTTTGA
- a CDS encoding molybdopterin oxidoreductase family protein, whose amino-acid sequence MPRTAPTPTATRTALRICPLCEATCGLTLTIEGTRVTGARGDREDVFSKGFICPKGASFGELDADPDRLRTPLVRENGELREATWDEAFDLVAARIRPLIEEHGPNAVGVILGNPNVHTMAGALYPPVLLTLLRTRNLFTASTLDQMPKHVSSGLLFGSAVAIPVPDLDCTDHLLLLGANPLDSNGSLCTAADFPGKLKALRRRGGTLTVVDPRRTRTAQLADRHVAIRPGTDALLLAAIANVLFEEKLTDLGALETHVEQVDEVGEAVRELTPEAVAAACDMDAEEIRTIARELAAAPTAAVYGRVGSSTVEYGTLTNWLVDVLNVITGNLDRPGGALFPLSATDRAPRPAAPGKGFALGRWASRVSGYPEAKGELPMAALAEEIDTPGDGRIRAVISIAANPVLSAPDGDRLDRALAGLDFMVSVDPYLNETSRHADVVLPPPPPSQSSHFDFAFNAFAVRNQARFTPAVVPLEEGRMDECEIQARLVLAVGGMHGAEPSAVDDMVIENTLTKAGAPKELAEQLTGRTGPERRLDMMLRLGPYDLSLDKLLENPHGVDLGPLQPRVPQILKTRSGRIELLPAPIAADLPRLRRALEERTTSLVLVGRRHLRSNNSWMHNVATLNGGSNRCTLQIHPDDAARLGLEDGVPVRITSDGGQVEAPVEITDAVRTGVVSLPHGWGHDRPGTRMSVAAARPGVNVNQLLDGSRLDPLSGTAVLNGFPVDLSPVR is encoded by the coding sequence ATGCCCCGCACAGCCCCCACCCCCACCGCCACCCGCACCGCCCTGCGGATCTGCCCCCTCTGCGAGGCCACCTGCGGGCTGACCCTCACCATCGAGGGCACCCGTGTCACCGGCGCCCGAGGCGATCGTGAGGATGTCTTCAGCAAGGGCTTCATCTGCCCCAAGGGCGCGTCCTTCGGTGAGCTCGACGCCGATCCCGACCGGCTGCGCACCCCCCTCGTGCGCGAGAACGGGGAGCTGCGCGAGGCCACCTGGGACGAGGCCTTCGACCTGGTCGCAGCCCGGATCCGGCCGCTGATCGAGGAGCACGGGCCCAATGCCGTCGGGGTGATCCTCGGCAATCCGAACGTCCACACCATGGCCGGTGCCCTCTATCCGCCCGTCCTGCTCACACTGCTGCGCACCCGCAATCTCTTCACCGCCAGCACCCTGGACCAGATGCCCAAGCACGTCTCCAGCGGCCTGCTCTTCGGCAGCGCGGTCGCCATCCCCGTCCCCGATCTGGACTGCACGGACCATTTGCTGCTGCTCGGCGCCAACCCCCTGGACTCCAACGGCAGTCTGTGCACCGCCGCGGACTTCCCCGGCAAGCTCAAGGCGCTGCGGCGGCGCGGCGGCACGCTGACCGTCGTCGACCCGCGCCGTACGCGTACCGCGCAGCTGGCCGACCGGCATGTCGCCATCCGGCCCGGGACCGACGCACTGCTGCTCGCCGCGATCGCCAACGTCCTCTTCGAGGAGAAGCTCACCGACCTCGGCGCCCTCGAAACGCACGTCGAGCAGGTGGACGAAGTCGGCGAAGCGGTACGGGAGCTCACCCCCGAGGCGGTCGCCGCAGCCTGTGACATGGATGCCGAGGAGATCCGTACGATCGCCCGAGAGCTCGCCGCCGCGCCCACCGCGGCCGTCTACGGCCGCGTCGGCAGCTCGACCGTCGAGTACGGCACGCTAACCAACTGGCTGGTGGACGTGCTCAATGTGATCACCGGCAACCTCGACCGCCCCGGCGGCGCACTCTTCCCGCTCTCCGCCACCGACCGCGCTCCACGCCCCGCCGCCCCCGGCAAAGGCTTCGCGCTCGGCCGGTGGGCGAGCAGGGTGAGTGGATACCCCGAGGCCAAGGGCGAACTGCCCATGGCCGCGCTGGCCGAGGAGATCGACACTCCGGGGGACGGCCGTATCCGCGCGGTCATCTCCATCGCGGCCAACCCGGTGCTCTCGGCCCCCGACGGCGACCGCCTCGACCGCGCGCTGGCCGGGCTCGACTTCATGGTCAGCGTCGATCCCTATCTCAATGAGACGTCGCGGCACGCGGATGTGGTCCTGCCCCCGCCGCCGCCGTCCCAGAGCTCCCACTTCGACTTCGCGTTCAACGCCTTCGCCGTCCGCAACCAGGCCCGCTTCACCCCCGCGGTCGTCCCCCTGGAGGAGGGCCGGATGGACGAGTGCGAGATCCAGGCCCGTCTGGTGCTCGCCGTGGGCGGGATGCACGGCGCCGAGCCGAGCGCCGTCGACGACATGGTCATCGAGAACACCCTCACCAAGGCGGGCGCCCCGAAGGAGCTGGCCGAGCAGCTCACCGGCCGCACCGGACCGGAACGGCGGCTCGACATGATGCTGCGCCTCGGCCCGTACGACCTCAGCCTCGACAAGCTCCTGGAGAACCCGCACGGCGTCGACCTCGGCCCGCTCCAGCCGCGCGTTCCGCAGATCCTCAAGACCCGCAGCGGACGCATCGAACTGCTGCCCGCCCCGATCGCCGCCGATCTGCCCAGGCTGCGGCGCGCGCTGGAGGAGCGGACCACCTCCCTCGTCCTCGTCGGGCGCCGCCATCTGCGCTCGAACAACAGCTGGATGCACAACGTCGCCACGCTCAACGGCGGCTCAAACCGCTGCACCCTCCAGATCCACCCGGACGACGCGGCCCGGCTGGGACTCGAGGACGGCGTCCCGGTCCGCATCACCTCGGACGGCGGCCAGGTCGAAGCTCCGGTGGAGATCACGGACGCGGTACGGACCGGAGTGGTGAGCCTGCCGCACGGATGGGGACACGACCGGCCCGGCACCCGGATGTCGGTGGCGGCCGCGCGCCCCGGAGTCAATGTCAATCAGCTGCTCGACGGCTCACGGCTCGACCCGCTGTCCGGCACCGCTGTGCTCAACGGATTCCCCGTCGACCTGTCACCGGTGCGATGA
- a CDS encoding ABC transporter ATP-binding protein codes for MSRAISLRSVSKRYERGSRAVDRFSLDIEPGEFVVLLGPSGCGKSTVLRMIAGLEDITEGELLLDGEYANHVPPRERAMAMVFQNFALYPSMTNRQNIGFPLRLENPHADCDPQIEATARMLGIEDVLDRYPSQLSGGERQRVAMGRAISRKPSAFLMDEPLSNLDAKLRNHLRAEIAQLTAELGVTTVYVTHDQAEAMSLGDRVAVMRGGVLQQVSTPRETYALPENVFVAAFIGTPRINLLQAVVYAPLDGRMSIDLGKQRLPLPEPLSSDHQLLRIQQGRQIIVGLRSEATRIAPPSQARPGEVALTGIVEHMEYQGHEALVHFNTGSQPAVVADLESPRPHGPVRRARGRGGPGVLTRLKERAVAHVSGPVVALDDPEPPPGAVAAERPSVATGDLVVRTGPDVRLRTGAQVPLLVDLAHLYVFDHQGRRICPAPMDLPGLYG; via the coding sequence ATGAGTCGTGCCATTTCCCTGCGCAGTGTCAGCAAGAGGTACGAGCGAGGCAGTCGCGCCGTCGACCGTTTCTCCCTCGACATCGAGCCGGGCGAGTTCGTGGTGCTGCTCGGCCCATCGGGCTGCGGCAAGTCGACCGTGCTGCGGATGATCGCGGGCCTGGAGGACATCACCGAGGGGGAGCTGCTGCTCGACGGCGAGTACGCCAACCACGTTCCGCCCCGCGAGCGCGCCATGGCGATGGTCTTCCAGAACTTCGCGCTCTACCCGAGCATGACGAACCGCCAGAACATCGGCTTCCCCCTGCGCCTGGAGAACCCGCACGCGGACTGTGACCCGCAGATCGAGGCAACCGCGCGGATGCTCGGTATCGAGGACGTCCTGGACCGTTACCCCAGCCAGCTCTCCGGCGGCGAGCGCCAGCGGGTCGCGATGGGGCGGGCCATCTCCCGCAAGCCCTCGGCCTTTCTGATGGACGAGCCGCTGTCCAACCTCGACGCGAAGCTGCGCAACCACCTGCGGGCGGAAATAGCCCAGCTCACCGCCGAGCTGGGGGTGACGACCGTGTATGTCACGCACGACCAGGCCGAGGCCATGTCGCTCGGCGACCGGGTCGCTGTGATGCGCGGCGGCGTACTCCAGCAGGTGAGCACCCCGCGCGAGACCTATGCCCTGCCCGAGAACGTCTTCGTCGCCGCCTTCATCGGCACCCCGCGCATCAACCTGCTTCAGGCCGTCGTCTACGCGCCGCTGGACGGCCGGATGTCCATCGATCTCGGCAAACAGCGGCTTCCCCTGCCCGAACCGCTCAGCAGCGACCATCAATTGCTCCGTATCCAGCAGGGCAGACAGATCATCGTCGGCCTGCGCTCGGAAGCCACCCGGATCGCCCCGCCGAGTCAGGCCCGCCCCGGCGAGGTCGCGCTGACCGGGATCGTCGAGCACATGGAGTACCAGGGCCACGAGGCGCTGGTGCACTTCAACACCGGCTCACAGCCCGCCGTGGTCGCCGACCTGGAGTCGCCGAGGCCGCATGGCCCCGTCCGCCGGGCCCGCGGCCGCGGCGGCCCGGGCGTGCTGACCCGGCTCAAGGAGCGCGCGGTCGCCCATGTCTCGGGGCCCGTGGTGGCGCTGGACGACCCGGAGCCGCCGCCCGGGGCCGTGGCCGCCGAGCGCCCGTCCGTGGCCACGGGCGATCTCGTGGTGCGGACGGGCCCGGATGTACGGCTGCGCACCGGCGCGCAGGTGCCACTGCTCGTCGATCTCGCCCATCTGTATGTCTTCGACCACCAGGGCCGCAGGATCTGCCCTGCTCCGATGGATCTCCCCGGGCTGTACGGCTGA
- a CDS encoding GntR family transcriptional regulator: protein MTAFAPDSLVLNRKLPLWYQVSQSLRASILGRTPEASLRLPTEEQLAAHYGVSVLTMRQALKELEEEGLISRHRRRGTFIEPGARRGAPRRLLGSIDAIVAQQSGERTTILGHGPEPVPGDLAEHFPEEAEVVTYRRLRCDGESGEPTNWAENAVRPDIAARLDIADLQRWPMTKVLRDGVGVRISRITDTVEARLADPRTAELLKVPLLSPILHYTGVTYDEKGQVVDVARIRYRGDRFSFSVTVDAE from the coding sequence GTGACCGCCTTCGCCCCCGATTCGCTGGTCCTGAACCGCAAGCTGCCGCTGTGGTACCAGGTCTCGCAGTCACTGCGCGCCTCGATACTGGGCCGAACGCCCGAGGCGTCGCTGCGGCTGCCCACCGAGGAGCAGCTCGCCGCGCACTACGGCGTCAGCGTGCTCACGATGCGCCAGGCCCTCAAGGAGCTCGAGGAGGAGGGCCTGATCAGCAGACACCGGCGGCGGGGCACATTCATCGAACCGGGGGCGCGGCGGGGAGCGCCGAGGCGGCTGCTGGGCTCGATCGACGCGATCGTGGCCCAGCAGTCGGGCGAGCGCACGACGATCCTGGGGCACGGCCCCGAGCCGGTGCCCGGCGACCTCGCGGAACATTTCCCCGAGGAGGCCGAGGTCGTGACATACCGGCGGCTGCGCTGCGACGGCGAGAGCGGTGAGCCGACCAACTGGGCCGAGAACGCGGTCCGTCCGGACATCGCGGCGCGGCTGGACATCGCGGACCTTCAGCGCTGGCCGATGACGAAGGTGCTGCGGGACGGGGTGGGGGTGCGGATCAGCCGCATCACGGACACGGTGGAGGCACGCCTGGCGGACCCGCGGACGGCGGAGCTCCTGAAGGTGCCGCTGCTGAGCCCGATCCTGCACTACACAGGCGTGACGTACGACGAGAAGGGCCAAGTGGTGGACGTGGCTCGCATCCGGTACCGGGGGGACCGTTTCTCCTTCTCGGTCACGGTCGACGCGGAGTGA
- the hmgA gene encoding homogentisate 1,2-dioxygenase: protein MSGIEQARKTAEGLEHLTGFGNEHSSEAVPGALPHGRNSPQRAPLGLYAEQLSGSAFTEPRAHNHRSWLYRIRPSAAHPPFTRIDNGGVRSAPFTETVPDPNRLRWNPLPDPAPGTDWLAGLWTLGGNGDATQRTGMAVHLYHANSSMTDRVFSDADGELLIVPERGGLLLRTELGLLAARPGEVALIPRGVRFRVELLDESARGYVCENYGQPFQLPDLGPIGANGLANARDFLAPVAAYEDVEGPVEVVNKFCGNLWAATYDHSPLDVVAWHGNHVPYVYDLHRFNVIGTISYDHPDPSIFTVLTSPSDTPGLAGVDFVVFAPRWLVGEDTFRPPYFHRNVMSEYMGLIEGAYDAKAEGFVPGGGSLHNMMSAHGPDRETFDRASAADLKPQKIDDGLAFMFETRWPVTATGQAASAGHLQKGYDDVWQGLERHFRS, encoded by the coding sequence ATGAGCGGCATCGAGCAGGCGCGCAAGACGGCCGAAGGCCTTGAGCACCTGACCGGCTTCGGCAATGAACACAGCTCGGAGGCCGTGCCGGGCGCGCTTCCGCACGGACGCAACTCGCCGCAGCGCGCCCCGCTGGGGCTCTACGCCGAGCAGCTGAGCGGCAGCGCGTTCACCGAGCCGCGCGCCCACAACCACCGCTCATGGCTGTACCGGATCCGCCCCTCGGCCGCGCATCCGCCGTTCACCCGCATCGACAACGGCGGCGTACGCAGCGCGCCCTTCACCGAGACCGTCCCCGACCCCAACCGGCTGCGCTGGAACCCGCTGCCGGATCCCGCTCCCGGGACCGACTGGCTGGCCGGACTGTGGACGCTCGGCGGAAACGGTGACGCGACCCAGCGCACGGGCATGGCCGTGCACCTGTACCACGCCAACTCCTCCATGACGGACCGGGTGTTCAGCGACGCGGACGGCGAACTGCTGATCGTGCCGGAGAGGGGCGGACTGCTGCTCCGCACGGAGCTCGGGCTGCTCGCGGCCCGTCCCGGCGAGGTCGCGCTGATCCCCCGCGGCGTCCGCTTCCGCGTCGAGCTGCTCGACGAGAGTGCCCGGGGCTATGTCTGCGAGAACTACGGTCAGCCGTTCCAGCTGCCGGACCTCGGCCCGATCGGCGCGAACGGCCTGGCCAACGCCCGGGACTTCCTCGCGCCGGTGGCGGCGTACGAGGACGTGGAGGGCCCGGTCGAGGTCGTCAACAAGTTCTGCGGAAACCTGTGGGCCGCGACCTACGACCACTCGCCGCTGGATGTCGTCGCCTGGCACGGCAACCACGTTCCGTACGTCTACGACCTGCACCGTTTCAATGTGATCGGCACGATCTCCTACGACCACCCGGACCCGTCGATCTTCACCGTGCTGACCTCGCCCAGCGACACCCCGGGCCTGGCGGGCGTCGACTTCGTCGTGTTCGCACCGCGCTGGCTGGTCGGTGAGGACACCTTCCGGCCGCCGTACTTCCACCGCAATGTGATGAGCGAGTACATGGGCCTGATCGAGGGCGCGTACGACGCCAAGGCGGAGGGCTTCGTTCCGGGCGGCGGCTCGCTGCACAACATGATGTCCGCGCACGGGCCCGACCGGGAGACCTTCGACCGCGCCAGCGCCGCCGACCTCAAGCCCCAGAAGATCGACGACGGGCTTGCGTTCATGTTCGAGACGCGCTGGCCGGTGACGGCGACCGGGCAGGCGGCGAGCGCCGGCCATCTGCAGAAGGGCTACGACGACGTATGGCAGGGTCTTGAGCGCCACTTCCGGTCGTAG
- a CDS encoding DMT family transporter: MTQSPRPARAQWPALAAAAITVVLWASAFVSIRSAGESYSPGALALGRLLAGSIALGCVLLVRREGPPPRAAWPGIAISGLLWFGVYMVALNWGEQEVDAGTAAMVVNIGPILIALLGARLLGEALPPRLLAGMAVSFAGAVTVGLSMSGEGRASTLGVLLCLLAAVGYAGGVVGQKPALAHASALQVTTFGCLAGAAACLPFAGQLVSQAQRAPLSATLNMVYLGVFPTALAFTTWAYALARTTAGRMGATTYAVPALVVLMSWLTLDEVPAALTMAGGALCLAGVALSRSRARKPTAGKGDPPPPAAGPASADRPSRAGG; this comes from the coding sequence ATGACGCAGTCCCCGCGCCCTGCCCGTGCTCAGTGGCCCGCTCTCGCCGCCGCGGCCATCACCGTCGTTCTGTGGGCCTCCGCCTTCGTGTCGATCCGCAGCGCGGGTGAGTCGTACTCCCCCGGCGCGCTCGCCCTCGGACGGCTCCTTGCCGGATCTATCGCCCTCGGCTGCGTTCTGCTGGTCCGGCGCGAGGGGCCCCCGCCGCGTGCCGCCTGGCCGGGGATCGCGATATCCGGGCTGCTGTGGTTCGGCGTCTACATGGTGGCGCTCAACTGGGGCGAGCAGGAAGTCGACGCGGGCACGGCCGCGATGGTCGTGAACATCGGCCCGATTCTCATCGCACTGCTCGGTGCCCGGCTGCTCGGCGAGGCGCTGCCGCCGCGACTGCTGGCCGGGATGGCCGTGTCGTTCGCGGGGGCGGTGACCGTCGGCCTCTCGATGTCGGGCGAGGGCAGGGCCTCGACGCTGGGCGTACTGCTGTGCCTGCTGGCGGCCGTGGGATACGCGGGCGGGGTGGTGGGCCAGAAGCCCGCGCTGGCGCATGCGAGCGCACTGCAGGTGACGACGTTCGGCTGCCTGGCCGGGGCGGCGGCCTGTCTGCCGTTCGCCGGACAGCTGGTCTCACAGGCGCAGCGGGCTCCGCTGTCGGCCACGCTCAACATGGTCTACCTGGGCGTGTTCCCGACCGCGCTGGCGTTCACGACCTGGGCCTACGCGCTGGCCCGTACGACCGCGGGGCGCATGGGCGCAACGACATATGCCGTTCCCGCGCTGGTCGTACTGATGTCGTGGCTGACGCTGGACGAGGTGCCGGCCGCACTCACCATGGCGGGCGGGGCGCTGTGCCTGGCGGGAGTGGCACTCTCGCGCTCCCGGGCCCGGAAGCCGACGGCCGGCAAGGGCGATCCGCCGCCGCCCGCGGCAGGGCCGGCATCGGCAGACCGCCCTTCCCGGGCAGGCGGGTGA
- a CDS encoding aldehyde dehydrogenase family protein, with amino-acid sequence MKAHDGMYIGGAWRPARGQDTIAVVNPADEQVIAQVPAGTAEDVDDAVCAAREAFRGWAATPPAERAARIAALRDVLVARADEIAETVTAELGAPLQLSQTVHTGVPVLVAGSYAELAASYSFEEKLGNSTVLLEPVGVVGAITPWNYPLHQIVAKVAPALAAGCTVVLKPAEDTPLTAQLFAEAVDEAGLPAGVFNLVTGLGTVAGQALAAHDDVDLVSFTGSTAVGRQIGATAGGAVKRVALELGGKSANVILPSADLAKAVKLGIANVMSNSGQTCSAWTRMLVHKDQYDEAVALAKAAVAKYVPGERVGPLVSAKQQQRVRGYIEKGVAEGARMVAGGPEAPRETGYYVSPTVFADVTPEMTIAQEEIFGPVVSLLRYEDEDDALRIANGTVYGLAGAVWAGDEAEAVTFARRMDTGQVDINGGRFNPLAPFGGYKQSGVGRELGPHGLSEYLQTKSLQF; translated from the coding sequence ATGAAGGCACACGACGGGATGTACATCGGCGGCGCATGGCGGCCCGCCCGCGGCCAGGACACAATCGCGGTGGTGAATCCGGCCGACGAGCAGGTCATCGCCCAGGTCCCGGCCGGTACGGCCGAGGACGTCGACGACGCCGTTTGCGCCGCCCGCGAGGCGTTCCGGGGCTGGGCCGCCACCCCGCCCGCCGAACGCGCCGCCCGGATCGCGGCCCTGCGCGATGTACTGGTGGCCCGCGCGGACGAGATCGCCGAGACCGTCACCGCCGAACTCGGCGCGCCGCTCCAGCTCTCGCAGACGGTCCACACGGGCGTGCCGGTCCTGGTCGCCGGTTCGTACGCGGAACTGGCCGCCTCGTACTCCTTCGAGGAGAAGCTCGGCAACTCCACCGTGCTGCTGGAGCCGGTCGGCGTGGTGGGTGCGATCACGCCCTGGAACTATCCGCTGCACCAGATCGTCGCGAAGGTCGCCCCTGCGCTCGCGGCGGGCTGCACCGTCGTACTCAAGCCCGCCGAGGACACCCCGCTGACCGCGCAGTTGTTCGCCGAGGCCGTCGACGAGGCCGGGCTGCCCGCAGGCGTGTTCAATCTGGTGACCGGTCTCGGCACGGTCGCCGGGCAGGCACTCGCTGCCCACGATGACGTCGACCTGGTCTCCTTCACCGGTTCGACCGCGGTCGGCAGGCAGATCGGCGCGACCGCGGGCGGCGCGGTCAAGCGGGTCGCGCTGGAGCTCGGGGGCAAGTCGGCCAATGTCATCCTGCCGAGCGCCGACCTCGCCAAGGCCGTGAAACTCGGCATCGCCAACGTGATGTCCAATTCCGGCCAGACGTGCAGCGCATGGACCCGGATGCTGGTGCACAAGGATCAGTACGACGAGGCGGTGGCGCTGGCGAAGGCCGCGGTCGCGAAGTACGTACCGGGCGAGCGGGTCGGCCCGCTGGTCAGTGCCAAGCAGCAGCAGCGCGTACGCGGCTACATCGAGAAGGGCGTCGCCGAGGGGGCTCGCATGGTCGCCGGCGGCCCCGAAGCCCCGCGCGAGACGGGCTACTACGTCAGCCCCACCGTCTTCGCCGATGTCACCCCGGAGATGACCATCGCGCAGGAGGAGATCTTCGGCCCGGTCGTCTCGCTCCTCAGGTACGAGGACGAGGACGACGCCCTCCGTATCGCCAACGGCACCGTGTACGGGCTCGCGGGCGCGGTCTGGGCCGGCGACGAGGCGGAAGCCGTCACCTTCGCCCGGCGGATGGACACCGGTCAGGTCGACATCAACGGCGGCCGCTTCAACCCTCTTGCGCCCTTCGGCGGTTACAAGCAGTCGGGCGTCGGCCGCGAGCTCGGCCCGCACGGTCTGTCCGAGTACCTCCAGACCAAGTCCCTCCAGTTCTGA
- a CDS encoding type ISP restriction/modification enzyme, with translation MPMLDELMPWGTGPLRLGRPWVMAPDAASLKARWEAVVRAEGVGQDALFGCTRARTPRSAVSQLPGQSSGTPRFVREHGPCPAPVRVCHGAFDEQWLIADHRLIDVARPELWRVADERQLFVVEHGWVAQPAGPAVSICAVLPDGRSPAGRPGRIRPLYRRPGGREPNLAPGLLSALGSRYRREVDADEVLAWIVAAAEPSAAGCVVPLPADPRVWRSGVELGREMTRIQLRGARGGERPRLPGGRRPYVRAAVPARPGAIAYDAEEEVLSLGDGRISPVPAEAWDFHVAGVRLLELWFERRTAAAEPGTLEAIRPAVWPQEWTSELLELITVLALLGELRSRQDELKVEEEITDLPGVLPPPASARRPASVLDHHEEGPEGQFALV, from the coding sequence ATGCCGATGCTGGACGAGCTCATGCCGTGGGGCACCGGACCCCTGCGGCTGGGGCGACCCTGGGTGATGGCTCCGGATGCCGCTTCCCTGAAGGCGCGCTGGGAGGCCGTCGTACGGGCGGAGGGCGTCGGGCAGGACGCGCTGTTCGGTTGCACCCGGGCGCGTACGCCGCGCAGTGCCGTCAGTCAGCTGCCCGGGCAGAGCAGCGGGACGCCCAGGTTCGTGCGGGAGCACGGGCCCTGTCCCGCGCCGGTGCGGGTCTGTCACGGCGCCTTCGACGAGCAGTGGCTGATTGCCGACCACCGGCTCATCGATGTCGCCAGGCCCGAGCTGTGGCGGGTGGCCGACGAGCGGCAGCTGTTCGTCGTGGAGCACGGCTGGGTGGCTCAGCCCGCGGGGCCCGCCGTGAGCATCTGCGCGGTGCTGCCCGACGGGCGCTCCCCCGCCGGACGGCCCGGCCGGATCCGTCCGCTCTACCGGAGGCCCGGCGGCCGGGAGCCGAATCTCGCGCCGGGTCTGCTGTCCGCCCTCGGCAGCCGTTACCGGCGCGAGGTCGACGCCGACGAGGTGCTGGCATGGATCGTCGCGGCCGCCGAACCCTCGGCCGCCGGATGTGTCGTGCCCCTTCCCGCCGACCCCCGGGTATGGCGGTCCGGCGTGGAGTTGGGGCGAGAAATGACGCGGATCCAGCTGCGCGGGGCCCGGGGCGGCGAGCGGCCCCGGCTGCCCGGCGGACGCCGGCCGTATGTGCGGGCCGCCGTGCCCGCAAGGCCCGGTGCGATCGCGTACGACGCCGAGGAGGAGGTGCTCAGTCTGGGCGACGGCCGCATCTCTCCCGTGCCCGCCGAGGCGTGGGACTTCCATGTCGCCGGTGTTCGCCTCCTGGAACTGTGGTTCGAGCGCCGTACCGCCGCGGCCGAGCCCGGGACGCTGGAGGCGATACGGCCCGCCGTGTGGCCGCAGGAGTGGACCTCTGAACTGCTGGAGCTGATCACCGTCCTGGCTCTGCTGGGTGAACTCCGCAGCCGACAGGACGAGTTGAAGGTGGAGGAGGAGATCACCGACCTGCCGGGCGTGCTTCCGCCGCCCGCCTCGGCCCGGCGGCCCGCCTCCGTACTCGACCATCACGAAGAGGGACCGGAGGGTCAGTTCGCCCTGGTGTGA